A DNA window from Melanotaenia boesemani isolate fMelBoe1 chromosome 6, fMelBoe1.pri, whole genome shotgun sequence contains the following coding sequences:
- the LOC121641329 gene encoding gastrula zinc finger protein XlCGF57.1-like, with translation MTEKTNLDQHMRNHTGDKPFSCDECGQRFSRKTNLNQHMRIHTGDKPFNCDECGQRFSRKTNLNQHMRIHTGDKPFSCDECGQRFSHKTNLDRHMIIHTGDKPFSCDECGQRFSHKSSLNQHMRIHTGDKQFSCDECGQRFSQQTHLNRHMRIHTGDKPFRCDECGQRFSQTTSLNRHMRIHTGDKPFSCDECGQRFSQTTSLNQHMRIHTGDKQFSCDECGQRFVGKGDLNRHMRIHTGDKPFSCDECGQRFSHRSNLNEHMRIHTGDKPFSCDECGQRFSRKTSLNEHMRIHTGDKPFNCDECGQRFSQQTHLNRHMRIHTGDKPFSCDECGQRFSQKTSLNQHMRIHTGDKPFSCDECGQRFSHKSSLDQHMRIHTGQRPFPCETGGGKERLQPEHPPPPNLFHFFKPISSTPTLTPYPLLQCRPPHPLKRGQFPSTRAQASPPSPRWGGPATQ, from the exons atgactgaaaagacAAACTTAGACCAACACATGAGAaaccacacaggagacaaaccattcagctgtgatgaatgtggacaaagatttagtcgcaagacaaacttaaaccaacacatgagaatccacacaggagacaaaccattcaactgtgatgagtgtggacaaagatttagtcgcaagacaaacttaaaccaacacatgagaattcacacaggagacaaaccatttagctgtgatgaatgtggacaaagatttagtcacaagaCAAACTTAGACCGACACATGataatccacacaggagacaaaccattcagctgtgatgagtgtggacaaagatttagtcacaagtcaagcttaaaccaacacatgagaatccacacaggagacaaacaattcagctgtgatgaatgtggacaaagatttagtcaacaGACACACTTAAACagacacatgagaattcacacaggagacaaaccattcaggtgtgatgaatgtggacaaagatttagtcaaacgACAAGCTTAAAccgacacatgagaattcacacaggagacaaaccattcagctgtgatgaatgtggacaaagatttagtcaaacgacaagcttaaaccaacacatgagaatccacacaggagacaaacaattcagctgtgatgaatgtggacaaagatttgtTGGAAAGGGGGACTTAAacagacacatgagaatccacacaggagacaaaccattcagctgtgatgaatgtggacagaGATTTAGTCACAGGTCAAACTTAAAtgaacacatgagaatccacacaggagacaaaccattcagctgtgatgagtgtggacaaagatttagtcgcaagacaagcttaaatgaacacatgagaatccacacaggagacaaaccattcaactgtgatgaatgtggacaaagatttagtcaacaGACACACTTAAacagacacatgagaatccacacaggagacaaaccattcagctgtgatgaatgtggacaaagatttagtcaaaagacaagcttaaaccaacacatgagaatccacacaggagacaaaccattcagctgtgatgaatgtggacaaagatttagtcacaagtCAAGCTTagaccaacacatgagaatccacacaggacagAGACCGTTTCCTTGTGAG ACAGGAGGCGGCAAAGAGAGGCTGCAGCCAGAGCATCCCCCACCCCCCAACCTGTTCCACTTCTTCAAACCCATATCCTCAACTCCCACTCTCACCCCATATCCCCTGCTCCAGTGCAGGCCGCCCCACCCACTGAAAAGAGGACAGTTCCCCAGCACCAGGGCCCAGGCTTCACCACCCAGCCCACGCTGGGGCGGCCCAGCCACCCAGTGA